The following DNA comes from Erigeron canadensis isolate Cc75 chromosome 3, C_canadensis_v1, whole genome shotgun sequence.
CTATCTTGATTGCAAAAAGGTATGTGATATGATGACCCAAAGGTGTCTTTCTAAATATAGTATTCCATATGATGTGTTGAGCCTTGGTTGTATTTTGGAATTGTAACACTTTGACTAGctaattttattgaaaaaaactCCCACATGGTTAGttatagttttagattgcaataATTTATTGCTGGCTATTTTCATTTTTGGGAAAATACAAATGTAAATGGTCGTGCAAGCTTATATCATAGCACATGATCTTTATATGAAACCCAGGGTGactgttttttctttctaaatttaTACATACCATTGTTAGATATAGGTATTTTCGTTATAGCCGAAGTTCATAAACTATTTCTAGAAATAAATGACTTTCATAAACTATTCTCCAAATTTCCACATCACCATCTTTCAATAAAAACCCTCTACCTCAAACTTCCCCAATTCATTTCAAATCACCTCAAAATGGCTGACACTACTCATCTCAACcctaatttatttttacttcAGTTTGGAACGGTCAAAAAGGCCACATGGCCAACCACCATTCGTCCCTTTCTTGCGTACGGTCCCCTCATTCATTTCTCTCTCATCGGGCTCACTACACCAAAAATCCTTCCCATCTTCCCCACCCCGACCCCCCGGCGGCAGTGTTCCCACGCCTGGCCGGGCTTCCACGAACACCACCCCGCTTCCATTCCCACCCCCTTAAGGTCAGATTACAAAAATGTAAATGATTTGTTTATCAATATAAGAGTTTCTATCAAAATTTCAAAGTGATAGCTAACTTGTACAAGATAGAAATAAGTAAATTGTTAGAAAAAGGTTTTACTATAATTTGCTATATAAAagattttagatatatttaCTACAACAAAAACACATTATTTGAAATAAGAGCATTAGTGCCTCGTTTGCTGCCGGAAAAAATCTGATGCAAATTATCAATAGATTTAACGACTTATTACTAACATCTGAGTCAGATTAGCGTTGTATTAACGACGGAAAAACTCTGTAGGTTATGTGCAGTGTCACAAAAACACAACCTTCACCAACATTTAAATAGTGACTTGATGATCTTTAAACAACAATCAAACAACCGTTAAATGTCAGTCGGTGATGTCTTTTATTCGGGTGATGATATGGCCAGGACAAGAAGAAGTTTTAAAACGATATCATCCATAATTAACGAGAGTGTACAACGAGGATATTTTGACAATGTGAACTCGGGTGTTTGTTTACGAAAACTTTCTATGAAATTTATATGCAGGTATAAACTTTTACAATATACTTCTCTCCGTCCCACTAaatgtgtcatattttgaatattcaaagtctaactttataaactttgactttaaatattttgatttatgttatataatatttgatgaaatttatatgaattgattgagttttaaaggtattttttcttagtataacttttatcaaatattatataacataaatcaaaatatttaaggtcaaagtttataaaataagaCTTTAAATAtccaatataaaataaatttaatgggACGGAAAAAGTACTAATTAaccattttacataaaaaaaataaaataaaaaaaataaaaattgaacgAGTCGTGAGAGATATGGATAtgtttgaaatttaaatatagCGACGGCTTTTAATAAACACCACTCACTCAAATCATACATAAACCTTATATTTTAATAGCCATACACCTTTTTGCCTTaataaaaaaagggaaaatCCGTGTAACGTCCTTCCATACACCTTTTCGCATTTATTATTTGTCTCTATCATATACTCCAACTAAACACCTTTTCATCAAgatattctttttaatatatcaaacTTTAAACAACTCCACTAGTTCCATTTCATATACAACCAgcatttaatattttctttcattatatttatctattcttgtatctataaacccttataaaaaaataaaatttaaaactttaaacatttttaaaaatatctctaAATTATTCATAACCCTAAAATAAGTAACATATGTTTATTTCATATACCACTACTTTGTCTCCCTTTTATTTCATACTATCATTTTCCAGTATGACAGTGTCCATCATAATCGACACCCCGACCATCGCCTTTCGTATCCATCATCACCACACTTAACTATcgttttttaaataataccgctgcaacgcgcgtaTACCCATCTAGTTagatttaaattaaatgatgagtGGAAGTAAAATTTATCACCGACGTTTGCTAAATGGCACGATCTAGCAATTGTTATCTGATAAGGTTTATATGATTGGGTCACTAGGTCAGTGAACATAATCGTGTtgattatagtttatttttacaATTATGATATAGATTTTTAGATAATCTCTCAATTTAGTGTTAACTTTTGGTTGGTTTACTTGAATTGgttatataatctatatattgaatatattgatattgatattgattttgtaATGAAATTAGTTGTATGTATTAAACGATgagtaataaaattaaagtgtttcacaattacaaaaatataaatttaaaagtatatatcaTTGAcctgaattatatataatttacttcAATCAATGTTAAACCATGCTATCATAGTATCATCGGACCTACAAAATACTAAATAGTTAGCTTTTGTTTATCAAGATGTACATGGCATAATTGGTATTCTGTGACTAATTTTCAATTGTCAGCTCCTAAAATATTATCACCTCCAACCAGAGGTGGGCATTGGATTGAAACTGGTTACATTCAATGTTGACAGGAACCGGTTCTTGGTCAACGTTGACTAGAATCGGTTATTGGTCAACGTTTGActatgtttttttggtttttttcggttCGGAACCGTTTAAAACCGGGAAGGAACCGATTTTTGAATCCAAAAATGGAACCGGTTTCGAACCAACTAGTTCCTGAGGAACCATAATCGGTTCCCATTCCTAGATAATCCAAGTCGCTTTTTTTTTAACCGGAGATTTTGCCCACCTCTACCTCCAACATTATTTAGTAAGTCACAACCATCTATGTTTTAAACTGtacaataaatatgtatatatattgtgtatagTTAAAAAATGTTATGAAATACTAGTATCCGATGCTAATTGCTTAAAAGGAAATGAACCCTAAAGTTATTGTTTTAAACACCCTAAAATTTCATGATGATCTATATAATAATGATTTAcattggagaaaaaaaaaattaacttaaatatttacatttgattacaaatttttatcaatctaatctatactcttttataacaattatcaatcccttatttttgaaaaatgttagaGAATGATTAGATGTAAAAGtattaaattacccttaataaaaattttctatGGATATGGTTATTAGAGATTAGCAAATTTgatcttaataaattaatttacactattaaCCCTTATCTTGCTAATTGGCACTCTAagtctttatcttctaaaatatttacactatcactattacatcaacttacacggttacaccactcgacaccaattgtcgatgacATCActcgtcaccgacaccactaaaccgccATCGCATTACTTGGATACCATGCTTGTTGGTGTTTATAAATCGTTTTTACTCATATGAGTGTGATTGTCGCAAATTGAAAAAAGATGACAtcaataagaagaaaaaaaacatggatACATGTTATGAaataaatgtttagaaaatatatatgtacgtatatgtgacaaaaacaaacataagtaGATACAGTTtatgggtaatgatcaatccttcTAAGTTGTTAGCCTAAAAATACTCTTAATTAATAAGATTGTGATATGTGGAAAATCAGGGGTAAGATTAGAGAAGAAAATTAGTAGTATCCACATGTCACcatctaaaactattaaaaaaaattttaggttATTTTTTTAGGAGGATAAATAATTTTCCatagtttatttttgatataaCTAGCACAATACCAGCAAAATGTGGCGGTAACGATAGCGACGACGGTTTGATGGTGGCGGCGTCGAATGATGTAggttgatataaatataattaatgtaaaggtggtagtggagatattttaaaaggtaaaagttTAGGATAtaaatttaatgaaaaatgataatcctcctaactaatccacctaaaaatccttctaatatatccacttgttaataCATGTaattcactaattctctttcctaatctcaccctcTGATTTTCTACATGTCacgatcctattaattaggaagATTTTTTGGCTAAACAATTAAGAGGATTGATCATTATTAAAATTGAATTCATTAAAGGCAATTTGATATGAATTCATTAAAGgcaatttgataatttcatttAAGTAAGAAGAAGGAGGGTTCATTAAGGGTATATtggttattttaatttttttttttaaacttttcaacaatatgaaataattttaataatgtattaaaaataaagaaatatcaTATTTCGTTGCGTATAAAATGGTACGATTCCTAGTCAAATCCCAACCCTCTTTTTTGAGCTCCCATCCGCCACACACCTTTTTCCCACATTATGGCACCTTCAATTCTTGATGATGGTTATCCTCCTACTACATCTACCTCACGCGCCGCCGTTATCCCTTCCGTGAATAAGCGCCGGACACTTACCGACGAAAATAATCACCACCAACCTCTACTACCTGGCCTACCTGATCACATAGCCCATATCTGTATTTCTCATGTCCCACCCTCAATTCTTTACTCCGTTTGCCATTCATGGCGGCGCGTGATCTACACCTCTTCATTTCCGCCCTTTCTTTCACTCTATTCACTTTCCTCCAGTCACGATTCCACACTCAAACTCTCGTCTTTTGATCCAATATCTAATGAATGGAAAGCTGTTACTCTAACACCACCACAACTCCGGCGCGTGTCCTTCCGTCATCCATCGTTCATCGCCCGGAACTTACCAGTTCAATCATACTCACTCGCCGGAAATCTTGTTCTACTCGCTGGAACCTCCGGCGACCTTCTTCCTGCCGTCTCACATCCTCTAGTTTTCAACCCACTATCCAATACATGGGCTTCCGGTCCTCCTTTAACAAACCCACGACGGTGGTGCGCCGCCGGTGTCTCACGCGCCTCCGTGGTTGTCGCGAGTGGGATAGGCTCACACTTTACCCAGACCGTTTCTCGGTCCGTTGAAAAGTGGGTATATCCAGAATCCAatctttttgataaaaaaagtGAAATCTCAAATGGGGTTTGGAAAAAGATGAAATCTTTAAGTAATTCAAAGTTTAGTATGGAAGCCATTGATGCCATTGGATGTAAAGATAAGCTTTATATGGTCAACGGGAAAGGCGCGTATGGTAAAGAAGGTGTTGTTTATGATGTGAATTCCGATGAGTGGTCGGAAATGCCGGCGGATATTTTGGGTGGCTGGAGAGGTCCGGCGGCTGCAATGGATGAgaagattatatatattgttgatgaATCTAAAGGCGTGTTAAGAAAATATGATGATGTTATGAAGTTATGGGTGGATGTTTTGGAAAATGAGATGTTAAAAGGGGCTGAACACATTGCCGCCGGTGGTGGTAGAGTGTGTGTCG
Coding sequences within:
- the LOC122592754 gene encoding F-box/kelch-repeat protein SKIP25-like, producing MAPSILDDGYPPTTSTSRAAVIPSVNKRRTLTDENNHHQPLLPGLPDHIAHICISHVPPSILYSVCHSWRRVIYTSSFPPFLSLYSLSSSHDSTLKLSSFDPISNEWKAVTLTPPQLRRVSFRHPSFIARNLPVQSYSLAGNLVLLAGTSGDLLPAVSHPLVFNPLSNTWASGPPLTNPRRWCAAGVSRASVVVASGIGSHFTQTVSRSVEKWVYPESNLFDKKSEISNGVWKKMKSLSNSKFSMEAIDAIGCKDKLYMVNGKGAYGKEGVVYDVNSDEWSEMPADILGGWRGPAAAMDEKIIYIVDESKGVLRKYDDVMKLWVDVLENEMLKGAEHIAAGGGRVCVVRGGGVGIVVVDVVASPPRLLVVDTPAGEQVLRLHILPRMCSPEVDSQIVV